One Phoenix dactylifera cultivar Barhee BC4 chromosome 8, palm_55x_up_171113_PBpolish2nd_filt_p, whole genome shotgun sequence genomic window carries:
- the LOC103721842 gene encoding WD repeat-containing protein 43, whose amino-acid sequence MTMDDTPIEVETKSRERKCHKGKKTTSKVQDDFLKVQDEKDHEGKSKDHELEATTTPIKKKKVKKRVASDVYPSSEGNCIPAGEVQEFGGEINLDEPTMEEKLASLDLLNDDKSKSSFKHEPSPTLKPPSADSVHILLKQALHAEDHALLLNCLYTRDEKVIEKSISFLNPAEVLKLLASLKSMLPSRGAVMVCALPWLSSMLSQHGSSIASQQSSLFILNSLYQLIDSRISTFSSALQLSTCLDYLFAGISGDEADEEDILPPIVYEDKDSEEEESENEMEIDEESEELGDVIDASHDSDGSEVMSD is encoded by the exons ATGACAATGGATGACACACCAATTGAAGTAGAGACAAAATCTAGAGAGCGCAAATGTCACAAAGGTAAAAAAACTACTTCAAAGGTGCAGGATGATTTTCTGAAGGttcaagatgaaaaag ATCATGAAGGAAAATCCAAGGATCATGAATTGGAAGCGACCACCACTCcaatcaagaagaaaaaagtgAAGAAGCGAGTAGCATCAGATGTATATCCTTCTAGTGAAGGAAATTGTATTCCTGCTG GAGAAGTGCAAGAATTTGGTGGAGAAATTAATTTGGATGAGCCAACTATGGAGGAAAAACTTGCAAGCCTAGACTTGCTTAATGATGATAAATCAAAGAGCAGTTTCAAGCACGAACCTTCTCCAACTTTAAAGCCCCCCAGTGCAGATTCAGTGCATATTTTGCTTAAGCAAGCACTGCATGCTGAAGATCATGCATTGCTTTTGAACTGTTTATACACTAGGGATGAAAAG GTTATTGAAAAGTCGATCTCATTTCTAAATCCAGCAGAAGTTCTCAAACTTTTAGCATCTCTTAAATCTATGCTTCCATCAAG AGGTGCAGTAATGGTCTGTGCGCTTCCATGGCTAAGTAGTATGCTCAGTCAACACGGAAGCAGTATAGCGTCTCAACAGTCATCACTATTCATTCTGAACTCTTTATACCAG CTTATTGACTCAAGGATTTCAACGTTTAGCTCGGCCCTACAGCTTTCTACTTGTCTGGATTACCTGTTTGCTGGG ATCTCTGGTGATGAGGCTGATGAGGAAGATATTCTTCCACCAATTGTTTATGAGGACAAAGACAGCGAGGAAGAAGAATCGGAAAATGAAATGGAAATTGATGAAGAGAGTGAAGAACTTGGAGATGTCATCGATGCTTCTCATGACTCTGATGGAAGTGAGGTGATGAGCGATTAA